The following proteins come from a genomic window of Micromonas commoda chromosome 2, complete sequence:
- a CDS encoding predicted protein → MTSRARQLCRATASLAAARGGAWRARCVQSPPPIVPRDARGWSATAASSHGPSSSGDAHHRRDPPATAVIAIGSNQGDRVDLFRRALRALDEAGIAVDAHSALYETAPAYVTDQPSFLNAAALVRVRDASHPMANDPLLLLDRLKRVEKELGREEGGVRFGPRPIDLDIIFHRSGTHGCGRLEVPHPRYHERPFVLAPLADLAAESNRANLASLASSSSSSSGLHRGDADAGTRGVGGGLRTWADPIGAGLATAARLWAGAGGEANVNASGGDLRRVMPIGGGVNGRPERLWSWGDRTNVMAILNVTPDSFSDGGALMDPGGGHDGDAGRGANVAANVNVAKVLMAARRAVESGADFLDVGGQSTRPGASRVSANEEAARVVPVVEALAAMLVTEYPDRPVYLSVDTFYGEVAARAAAAGADVVNDVSGGTIDRTMHARVANLPRPLPYVAMHSRGDPSTMQLPENTRYASGDVCAEIASESALNAMRAVRAGIEPWRLWTDPGLGFAKTREGNWAVLRGLGRIREGMGGALARAPQLVGASRKGFLGDVLARENSAGRDRDVASAAAAVAAVAGGADVVRVHDVGMTVDALRVADAVWRSRRDDAD, encoded by the exons atgacatcgcgcgctcgacaaCTGTgtcgcgcgaccgcgtcgctcgcggcggcgcgcggcggcgcgtggcgcgctcGGTGCGTCcagagcccgccgccgatcgtcccgcgcgatgcgcgcgggtggagcgccaccgccgcctcctcgcacgggccgtcgtcgtcgggcgacgcgcatcaccgccgcgacccgcccgccaccgcggtcatAGCCATCGGCAGCAATCAGGGCGACAGGGTCGATCTCttccgtcgcgccctccgcgccctcgacgaggccggCATCGCGG TGGACGCACACAGCGCGCTGTACGAGACGGCCCCGGCGTACGTCACCGACCAGCCCAGTTTtctcaacgccgccgcgctcgtccgcgtccgcgacgcctcgcACCCGATGGCGAACGATCCGCTGCTCCTGCTCGATCGCCTCAAGCGCGTGGAGAAGGAACTGGGacgggaggagggcggcgttCGGTTCGGGCCGAGGCCGATCGACCTGGACATAATCTTCCACAGATCCGGGACGCACGGGTGCGGTCGTCTGGAGGTTCCGCACCCGAGGTATCACGAGCGGCCGTTCGTGCTCGCGCCGCTGGCGGATCTCGCAGCCGAGTCCAATCGAGCGAATCTCGCATCTTTggcatcatcatcatcatcgtcgtcgggacTTCAcaggggcgacgccgacgcgggtaCGCGGGGCGTGGGCGGTGGGCTCAGGACGTGGGCGGACCcgatcggcgcgggtttggccaccgcggcgaggctgtgggcgggcgcggggggcgaagCCAACGTCAACGCCTCGGGGGGCGACCTACGCCGAGTGATgcccatcggcggcggcgtgaacggTCGACCCGAGCGACTCTGGAGCTGGGGCGACCGCACAAACGTGATGGCGATCCTGAACGTCACCCCCGACTCGTtcagcgacggcggcgcgctcatgGACCCCGGGGGGGGacacgacggggacgcgggaCGGGGGGCGAACGTGGCGGCAAATGTTAATGTGGCAAAAGTGTTaatggcggcgaggcgagccgTCGAATCCGGCGCGGACTTTCTGGACGTCGGGGGTCAGTCCACGCGGccaggcgcgtcgcgcgtgagcgcgaacgaggaggcggcccgcgtcgtccctgtcgtcgaggcgctcgcggcgatgctcgtGACGGAGTATCCCGACCGTCCGGTGTACCTATCCGTGGATACCTTTTACGGGGaagtcgccgcgcgcgccgccgccgccggcgccgacgtcgtcaacGACGTCTCGGGGGGAACGATCGACCGCACgatgcacgcgcgcgtcgcgaacctCCCGAGGCCGCTGCCGTACGTGGCGATGCACTCGCGCGGGGATCCGAGCACGATGCAGCTTCCGGAAAACACGAGATACGCATCCGGCGACGTGTGCGCGGAAATCGCGTCCGAGTCGGCTTTAAACGCGATGAGAGCGGTTCGCGCCGGGATCGAGCCCTGGCGCCTGTGGACGGACCCGGGGCTGGGTTTCGCCAAGACGAGGGAGGGTAACTGGGCAGTCCTGCGCGGGCTCGGACGGATCCGGGAAGGTATGGGTggcgcgctggcgagggcgccgcagCTCGTGGGCGCCAGTAGAAAAGGattcctcggcgacgtgttGGCGAGGGAGAACTCGGCCGGGAGGGaccgggacgtcgcgagcgccgcggcggcggtggcggcggtggcggggggtGCGGACGTGGTGCGGGTGCACGACGTTGGGAtgacggtggacgcgttgagggtcgccgacgccgtctggcgcagccggcgggacgacgccgattgA
- a CDS encoding predicted protein yields MSAFEELGVCPELIRAADDAGWLLPTPVQAEAVPLILGGGDVLAAAETGSGKTGAFGIPVLQIVHEALRDAAATRATGGPSAATTDETAHGAASVRVSVDDRSALFAVNNSPPDLPKGLALTQARSPAQWAGARATVGVAHGGRHHFEITVVDDGLVRCGWSTVAGSLDGLGTDSHSFGFGGTGKKSHGGAFETFGKPFGAGDVVGCSVDLERGVVNFSINGQDCSGLGSGDKSGDAFTIPASMRGHALFPAVCLKNAECVVNFGHAPWAYPPPPGHDGVARADRKFVTMNDGPPRGSTKGGAGNGGERRRTGRTPKAIVLEPARDLAEQTFNFFKSFATNLRDPTISAGLFVGGTDVSGDVKTLRDGCDVAVGTPGRIVDMVESGKLDVSNVRFFVLDEADRLLDSGNRGAILKLFDRMPKSGDGFVRLQVLLFSATLHSGDIEDLAARLCERPAWVDLRGKDSVPETVHHACVVVNPTERSTFDRCTFEDASGATLPPVPTDNAHAHDDVNEGADLAASQSVKRLKPLVLKRLIDAHRMDQALIFCRTNFDCDNVESFLNACGGGRAYRGKSEKGPENPYSCVVLGGARSMDERRRNLAAFKEGDVRFLICTDVAARGLDIKGLPFVVNVTLPDRSEDYVHRIGRVGRADTMGLAISIVSAVPERVWYCQKKGYKPWFNPSRADVKEHCVWYDEEKLLKDVEARIKAPVARIDPATLALPKELLRKLGREEGGAGAGDVGVYGKRVGGELNAEISAHLEAYAPSVKRLAELEVQAQASFWRLKRKFAG; encoded by the exons ATGTCGGCGTTCGAGGAGTTGGGCGTGTGCCCCGAGCTGATCcgtgccgccgacgacgcagGCTGGCTCCTGCCCACCCCGGTGCAGGCCGAGGCGGTGCCGCTGATCCTCGGCGGTGgggacgtgctcgcggcggcggagacgggcaGCGGGAAgaccggcgcgttcggcatCCCGGTGCTGCAGATCGTCCACGAGGCCCtacgcgacgcggccgccacgAGAGCGACGGGAggcccgtcggcggcgacgaccgacgAGACCGCGCACGGAGCCGCGTCGGTGCGCGTGAGCGTGGACGACCGctccgcgctcttcgccgtGAACAACTCGCCCCCGGACCTCCCAAAAGGGCTCGCGCTGACGCAGGCCCGGTCGCCGGCGCAgtgggcgggcgcgcgcgccaccgtcggcgtAGCGCACGGCGGACGCCATCACTTCGAGATCaccgtcgtggacgacggATTGGTCCGGTGCGGGTGGAGCACCGTCGCGGGGTCGCTGGACGGCCTCGGCACCGATTCGCACTCGTTCGGGTTCGGAGGCACGGGGAAAAAGTCGCACGGCGGTGCGTTCGAGACGTTCGGCAAGCCcttcggcgccggtgacgtcgtgGGGTGTTCCGTcgacctcgagcgcggcgtcgtcaactTCTCAATCAACGGCCAAGACTGTTCCGGACTCGGTTCCGGCGACAaatccggcgacgcgttcacgATTCCGGCGTCCATGAGGGGCCACGCGCTGTTCCCGGCGGTGTGCCTGAAGAACGCGGAGTGCGTCGTGAACTTTGGGCACGCGCCGTGGGCGTATCCCCCGCCTCCCGgccacgacggcgtcgcccgcgccgacagAAAGTTTGTCACGATGAACGACGGCCCACCCCGCGGGTCG ACGAAAGGGGGCGCCGGGAACGGGGGGGAACGAAGGAGGACCGGCCGGACCCCCAAGGCGATCGTGTtggaacccgcgcgcgacctcgcggagcaGACGTTTAATTTCTTTAAATCCTTCGCTACGAACTTGAGGGACCCGACGATTTCCGCGGGCCTCTTCGTGGGCGGGACGGACGTGAGCGGGGATGTTAAAACGTTGCGCGACGGgtgcgacgtcgcggtgggcACCCCCGGCCGTATCGTCGACATGGTGGAGTCCGGTAAGCTCGACGTCTCGAACGTCCGTTTCTTCGTgttggacgaggcggaccgACTGTTGGACTCGGGCAACCGGGGCGCGATTTTGAAACTCTTCGATCGGATGCCCAAGAGCGGGGACGGGTTTGTACGGCTTCAGGTGCTGCTGTTCAGCGCGACGCTGCACTCCGGGGACatcgaggacctcgccgcgaggctgtGCGAGCGCCCGGCGTGGGTGGACCTGCGAGGGAAGGACTCGGTGCCGGAGACGGTGCACCACgcctgcgtcgtcgtcaacccCACAGAACGTTCGACGTTTGATCGTTGCACGTTCGAAGACGCGTCCGGTGCGACGTTACCGCCCGTCCCCACCGACAACGcccacgcgcacgacgacgtgaacgagggcgcggac ctcgcggcgtcccagTCGGTCAAGCGGCTCAAGCCGCTGGTGCTCAAGCGATTGATCGACGCGCATCGAATGGACCAGGCGCTCATCTTCTGTCGCACCAACTTCGACTGCGACAACGTCGAGTCGTTTCTGAACGCGtgcgggggcgggcgagcGTACCGGGGCAAGTCGGAGAAGGGTCCGGAAAATCCGTACAGCTGCGTCGTGTTGGGAGGCGCTCGATCGATggacgagcggcgccgaaacctcgcggcgttcaaGGAGGGCGACGTTCGGTTTCTCATCtgcaccgacgtcgccgcgcggggtttGGACATCAAGGGCCTGCCCTTCGTCGTCAACGTCACGCTGCCGGATCGGAGCGAGGATTACGTCCACCGCATAGGGCGCGTGGGCCGGGCAGACACGATGGGTCTGGCCATCTCGATCGTGTCCGCGGTGCCGGAGCGGGTGTGGTACTGCCAGAAGAAGGGGTATAAACCCTGGTTCAACCCGTCGAGGGCGGACGTGAAGGAGCACTGCGTGTGGTACGACGAGGAAAAGTTGCtgaaggacgtcgaggcgaggatcaaggcgcccgtcgcgaggatCGACCCGGCCACCTTGGCGTTACCGAAGGAGCTGCTTCGCAAGCTGGGCCGGGAGGAggggggggcgggcgccggcgacgtcggcgtgtaCGGcaaacgcgtcggcggcgagctcaacGCGGAGATATCGGCGCACCTCGAAGCCtacgcgccgtcggtgaagcgactcgccgagctcgaggtgcAAGCGCAGGCGAGCTTCTGGCGGCTCAAGCGAAAGTTCGCCGGGTGA
- a CDS encoding predicted protein, with protein METRARDRADSNPVPSEVRRVPSPLGDARSSDATGPATAAEVGVAGDGPMRAPRGGVAPVYSTLSADGRTVESFDGPGVPYAHKFTSVRSTAGGAPRGIATLGGVVATDLICWDHYFGRACGGVGDDPKEVPGSIPTAAGPPCGLCHDLGDVTTVCSGRIREALGQLKVGKAVRRGRSFCRWGDGCTKRHPSDEHVRSTLFEWYKANKANDANGEPEWSVTGAGAARFRAKDDDGRASATSRMENVGEKNDGKKPTTQTTAVGDRARETLSTEETLSQDEDPLLLEETPERRERAIERIRARFHRKSAESPYLSRFTSEPFFDVLVADPRTRRLLSHKKSHKEVTEAYGTYERVRELLPRLDPTWSHLKPETVVETVVKTPGPGPVIFDACSGRGVTAALLSFWFPDAKIVMMDSNGAMDLSHVRALPNRNVVFRHVDLYGASVVEVIRKETAGDGNYSDGEGLQKRRRTAVLVGTHLCGALSPRLIDLCFGLDEVDGMVLCPCCIKGQLGGDCMRAAKKRGVSAYVVLCETFARLCEREVGLFYGTKKEEVGVGEKKEEVGVGEKKEEVGVGEVGFDPGTVGSVSVRADPGVCSPVNCFITVAKGAGGACGAC; from the coding sequence ATggagacgcgagcgcgcgatcgagcggATTCGAACCCGGTTCCATCGGAAGTCCGCCGAGTCCCCTCAcctctcggcgacgcgcgttcgtcggACGCCACCGgacccgcgaccgccgccgaggttggcgtcgccggcgatgggcccatgcgcgcgccgagggggggcgtcgcgccggtgtACTCGACGCTGAGCGCCGACGGACGGACGGTGGAGTCGTTCGACGGCCCGGGCGTCCCATACGCGCACAAGTTCACCAGCGTCAGGAGCACCGCGGGGGGAGCGCCCCGAGGCATCGCCACcctcggaggcgtcgtcgccaccgaccTCATCTGCTGGGACCACTACTTCGgacgcgcgtgcggcggcgtcggggacgatCCGAAGGAGGTCCCAGGATCGATCCCCACCGCGGCCGGCCCGCCGTGCGGGCTGTGCcacgacctcggcgacgtcaccaCCGTCTGCAGCGGCCGGATACGCGAAGCCCTGGGGCAGCTCAAGGTGGGCAAAGCGGTGAGGCGCGGACGCAGTTTTTGTCGCTGGGGAGACGGGTGCACGAAGCGGCACCCGTCTGACGAGCACGTTCGCTCCACGCTGTTCGAGTGGTACAAAGCCAACAAAGCCAACGATGCGAATGGGGAACCGGAGTGgtcggtgacgggcgcgggcgccgcgaggttcagggccaaggacgacgacgggcgagcgtcggcgacgtcgcgcatGGAAAACGTCGGCGAAAAAAATGACGGAAAAAAACCGACAACCCAGACGACGGCTGTTGGCGACCGCGCTCGTGAAACCCTCTCAACAGAGGAAACCCTCTCGCAGGATGAGGATCCGCTTCTTCTGGAGGAAACCCCGGAgagacgcgagcgcgcgatcgagcggATTCGTGCCCGGTTCCATCGCAAGTCCGCCGAGTCCCCTTACCTCTCGAGGTTCACGTCAGAGCCCTTCTTTGACGTTTTGGTTGCCGatccgcgaacgcggcggctgcttTCGCACAAAAAGTCGCACAAGGAGGTGACGGAGGCGTACGGCACGtacgagcgcgtgcgcgagctgctcccGCGACTCGACCCCACGTGGAGTCACCTAAAGCCCGAAACGGTCGTTGAAACGGTCGTTAAAACGCCCGGACCGGGACCGGTGATATTCGACGCGTGCAGCGGAAGaggcgtcaccgcggcgctgctgtCCTTTTGGTTCCCCGACGCCAAGATCGTCATGATGGATTCCAACGGCGCGATGGACCTCTcgcacgtccgcgcgctgccCAATCGAAACGTCGTGTTTCGCCACGTGGACCTTTacggcgcctccgtcgtcgaggtcatACGCAAGGAGACGGCGGGGGATGGAAATTATTCCGACGGAGAAGGACTTCAGAAGCGTCGGCGAACGGCCGTCTTGGTGGGAACGCACCTCTGCGGCGCGCTGTCCCCGCGACTGATCGACCTCTGCTTCGGGTTGGACGAGGTTGACGGGATGGTGCTGTGCCCGTGCTGCATCAAGGGGCAGCTCGGCGGGGATTGCATGCGAGCCGCGAAGAAGAGGGGCGTGTCCGCGTACGTGGTTCTGTGCGAGACGTTCGCGAGGTTGTGCGAACGGGAGGTTGGTCTTTTTTATGGGACGAAGAAAGAGGAGGTTGGTGTGGGCGAGAAGAAAGAGGAGGTTGGGGTGGGCGAGAAGAAAGAGGAGGTTGGGGTGGGGGAGGTGGGATTCGATCCGGGGACGGTCGGGTCGGTGTCCGTTCGCGCGGACCCCGGGGTGTGCTCCCCGGTGAACTGCTTCATAAccgtcgcgaagggcgcgggcggcgcgtgcggggcgTGTTGA
- a CDS encoding acetyl-coa acyltransferase (. Synonym: 3-ketoacyl-coa thiolase): MSSSAARRVAQLNAHLTDAPVDQIQRFPTAARKSPDDIVVVSALRTPITRAKKGGLKDTPADDLVATLLKATVDRTGLDVNDVGDVVVGSVLGNSSQRANECRIAMFLAGFPQEVPVRTVNRQCSSGLQACADVAAAIKAGYYDVGIAAGVETMTSNPMKWEGGMNPRVASSSDAQSCLIPMGVTSENVAERWEITREQQDTLAARSHARAAAAQRDGRFDSQIVPVRTQWRDPKTGEVSRIVVDKDDGIREGTTTTTLAKLPAVFKKGGSTTPGNASQVSDGAGCVVLAKRSYALAKGLPIMGRFVSFAAVGVDPKVMGIGPAVAIPVAIEKAGLRSVADVDLFELNEAFASQATYCATKLGLDVEKVNVNGGAIALGHPLGATGARCVATLMHEMQRRGARNGVVSMCIGSGMGAAGVFELEA, encoded by the exons atgtcctcctccgcggcccgccgcgtcgcccagcTCAACGCTCACCTCACGGATGCGCCCGTCGACCAGATCCAGCGCttccccaccgccgcg AGGAAATCTCCGGACGACATCGTCGTGGTCTCCGCGCTGCGCACCCCGATCACGCGCGCCAAGAAGGGCGGCCTGAAGGAcacccccgccgacgacctcgtcgccacccTCCTCAAGGCGACCGTCGATCGCACCGGCCTCGACGTcaacgacgtcggcgacgtcgtcgtcggctccgTCCTGGGTAACTCCTCCCAGCGCGCCAACGAGTGCCGCATCGCCATGTTCCTCGCGGGCTTTCCCCAGGAGGTTCCCGTGCGAACGGTGAACCGCCAGTGCTCGTCTGGGTTGCAAGCgtgcgccgacgtcgccgcggccatcaaGGCGGGATACTACGACgtgggcatcgccgcgggcgtcgagacGATGACGTCCAACCCGATGAAGTGGGAGGGGGGCAtgaacccgcgcgtcgcgtcgtcctccgacGCGCAGTCGTGCCTCATCCCGATGGGGGTCACGTCGGAaaacgtcgccgagcgctg GGAAATCACGCGAGAGCAGCAGgacaccctcgcggcgcgatcgcacgccagggccgccgccgcgcaacGCGACGGACGCTTCGACTCGCAGATCGTCCCGGTTCGAACGCAGTGGAGGGACCCGAAGACGGGCGAGGTGTCCAGAATCGTCGTGGACAAGGACGACGGGATTCGAgaggggacgacgacgacgacgctcgccaAGTTACCCGCGGTTTTCAAAAAAG GCGGCTCCACGACGCCCGGGAACGCGTCGCAGGTgtccgacggcgcgggatgcgtcgtcctcgccaaaCGCTCGTACGCGCTGGCCAAAGGTTTGCCAATCATGGGACGGTTCGTGTCCTTCGCGGCTGTCGGGGTGGACCCGAAGGTGATGGGCATCGgccccgcggtggccatcCCCGTCGCGATTGAAAAGGCTGGTTTAcgatccgtcgccgacgtcgacctcTTCGAGCTCAacgaggcgttcgcgtcgcaggCGACGTACTGCGCGACGAAGCTCGGGCTGGACGTCGAGAAGGTGAAcgtcaacggcggcgccatcgcgctcgggcACCCgttgggcgcgacgggcgctcgatgcgtcgcgacgctcatGCACGAGAtgcaacgccgcggcgcgcgcaacGGCGTGGTGAGCATGTGCATCGGGAGTGgcatgggcgccgcgggggtgttcgagctcgaggcgtgA
- a CDS encoding predicted protein gives MFALTRPAPLAPVRARPASTRRIAKRAPAAPRASSQDEEAADSSAYRAANSGDDEPAGLIGKLVSNLPDGRKASAPESYGSRPKSKTLEEGRYRRPPPERVGGVTEDAVRGDDYEVVDGPSFGVGTLVGVLLAIATLGGAYLTVEKLQQGPVAPREGAVRMPATDRS, from the coding sequence ATGTTCGCCCTGACCcgacccgcgcccctcgcgcccgttcgcgcgcgcccggctTCCACCCGGCGCATCGCCaaacgcgcccccgccgccccccgcgcgtcgtcccaggacgaggaggccgcggacTCGTCCGCCTaccgcgccgcgaacagcggcgacgacgagcccgcggggCTGATCGGGAAGCTCGTCAGCAACCTCCCCGACGGTCGcaaggcgtccgcgcccgagtCGTACGGCAGCAGGCCGAAGTCCAAGACGCTGGAGGAGGGGAGGTACCgcaggccgccgcccgagcgcgtgggcggcgtgaccgaggacgccgtgcgAGGGGACGACTACGAGGTGGTCGACGGCCCGtcgttcggcgtcggcaccttggtcggcgtcctcctggCGATCGCTACGCTGGGAGGCGCGTACCTCACCGTGGAGAAGCTGCAGCAGGGGCcggtggcgccgagggaggGAGCCGTCAGGATGCCCGCCACCGACCGCTCCTAA
- a CDS encoding predicted protein — translation MSIATDKQQPPQPPPKGGGGVFKNAALQVLRKERRLMSTGEVTRTAIRMGIIGSLPGKTPEATMASALYTDIKKWKDGKAGSVFCRPREGLFGLREWADDEELAELVAGHEDALPTVKRPRSPTRNGEKFGRRRPGSSSDSDFKGLFKDGAAIRRKGKGIKGAHDSDSEDSEFPAVAMNLHRAGFSVHQGGGGGGGGGGGAAVLGVDTAPELLMLLNAAEELEMTENPHANVFRGVKRKAARDVIGSGGIAPDMMNGLNNPMAALQMQLQLQQQQQQQQQQQQQQQDWQQHQQQQAMIGGMGGALGGMNMQDILAAQFQLAQQQQQLAQQQQQQQQQQQQQQHQQGGVHPVEAAIMMARQMQAAQGQFGAQAQLPQQQPPPQRQQLDLAQWQQIIAAQQQAQQQFVAAQSAAAGWGGATAAAASAPASIAEPSVPAPVVGAPEPEPPGVTAGGNGATAELDAFIQQLATRAAELYAQLGPHATVVQTLTTLVVACHRGGYKRDAELAAGQLWEVIRASRFPGGVGETPEGIAVLRAQLGAMMDQALGAEGAAMLAAAGAGGDESGLAAAAAAAAQSTQYAANARVGAH, via the exons AtgtcgatcgcgacggacaagcagcagccgccgcagccgccgcccaaaGGAG gcggaggcgtgTTCAAGAACGCGGCCCTGCAGGTTTTGCGCAAGGAACGCCGCCTCATGTCGACCGGAGAAGTGACGCG GACCGCGATCCGCATGGGGATCATCGGGAGCCTCCCGGGGAAGACCCCGGAGGCTACTATGGCCAGCGCGCTCTACACGGACATCAAGAAGTGGAAGGATGGCAAGGCTGGGTCCGTGTTCTGCCG ACCGCGCGAAGGGCTGTTCGGCCTGCGCGAGTgggcggacgacgaagagctcgccgagctcgtcgcgggacACGAGGATGCCCTCCCGACGGTTAAGCGCCCTCGGTCGCCCACGAGAAACGGCGAAAAgtttggccgccgccgcccgggctcgtcgtccgactCGGACTTTAAGGGTTTGTTCAAGGATGGGGCGGCGATCAGGCGCAAGGGGAAGGGGATCAAGGGCGCGCACGATTCGGACTCGGAGGATTCGGAGTttcccgcggtggcgatgaaCCTGCACAGGGCGGGGTTCAGCGTGcaccagggcggcggcggcggcggcggcggcggcgggggcgcggcggtcctgggcgtcgacaccgcgcccgagctcCTGATGCTGctcaacgcggcggaggagctcgagatgACGGAGAACCCGCACGCCAACGTGTTCCGGGGGGTCAAGAGGAAGGCTGCTCGGGACGTGATCGGCTCGGGGGGTATCGCGCCCGATATGATGAACGGTTTGAACAACCCCATGGCGGCGCTGCAGATGCAGCTGCAATTGCAGCAACAGCAGCAGcaacagcagcagcagcagcagcagcagcaggacTGGCAGCAGCatcagcagcagcaggcgaTGATTGGCGGGATGGGCGGCGCCCTGGGCGGGATGAACATGCAAGACATCCTTGCCGCGCAGTTCCAGCtggcgcagcagcagcagcagctcgcccagcagcagcagcagcagcagcagcagcagcaacagCAACAACACCAGCAAGGTGGAGTGCACCCGGTCGAGGCCGCGATCATGATGGCGCGCCAAATGCAGGCGGCGCAGGGGCAGTTTGGCGCTCAAGCGCAGCTTCCCcagcagcagccgccgccgcagcggcAGCAGCTCGACCTCGCGCAGTGGCAGcagatcatcgccgcgcagcagcaggcgcagcagcagttcgtcgcggcgcagtcggctgcggcggggtggggcggcgcgaccgcggcggcggcgtccgccccggcgagcatcgccgaaccctccgtccccgcccccgtcgtcggagcgcccgagcccgagccccccGGCGTAACTGCCGGCGGAAACGGAGCCACCGCGGAGTTGGACGCGTTCATCCAGCAGCTCGCCACCCGAGCCGCGGAGCTCTACGCGCAGCTCGGTCCGCACGCCACCGTGGTTCAGACGCTCACGACGTTGGTGGTGGCGTGTCACCGGGGGGGGTACAAGCGGGACGCGGAGTTGGCCGCGGGACAGCTGTGGGAGGTTATCCGAGCGAGCAGGTTCCcgggtggcgtcggcgaaacCCCGGAGGGCATCGCCGTGTTGAGGGCGCAGCTCGGGGCGATGATGGACCAGGCTCTGGGCGCGGAGGGggcggcgatgctcgccgcggctggcgcgggcggtgacgagtcgggattggcggcggcggcggcggcggcggcgcagtcgACGCAGTacgccgccaacgcccgcgtcggcgcgcactGA
- a CDS encoding predicted protein encodes MSTHDPEAGSASAGDGDPRFHHNPARKKRTQTLAFASLLVFVATLQMLVYHMHHVRHHVGVFRRSARERERVVLPRDETDVGDWALAGGDVGGGFRREGGGTGDEEFERGVGRGGGGGVRFESRGDDGQGLADDARGERRGGSAGGGSLYNADR; translated from the coding sequence ATGTCCACGCACGACCCAGAAGCcgggtccgcgtccgccggcgacggcgaccccCGCTTCCACCACAACCCCGCGCGGAAGAAGCGGACGCAAACCTTAGCCTTTGCATCCTTGCTCGtgttcgtcgcgacgctccaGATGCTCGTCTATCACATGCACCACGTGCGTCACCACGTCGGGGTGTttcggaggagcgcgcgggagcgcgagcgggtggTGCTGCCTCGGGACGAGACGGACGTGGGGGATTGggccctcgcgggcggcgacgtcgggggcggtttccgtcgcgagggaggtggGACGGGCGATGAGGAGTTTGAGCGaggcgtcggccgcggcggcggcggcggcgttcggtTCGAATCGAGGGGCGATGATGGACAGGGACTCgcagacgacgcgcgcggggagagacgcggcgggagcgccggcggagggAGTCTCTACAACGCCGATAGGTAG
- a CDS encoding predicted protein → MVCIRPATLDDLWAMQHCNLMCLPENYQMKYYLYHALSWPQLLHVAEAGNGRIVGYVLAKLDEDSTTTHGHITSLAVLRTHRKLGIAAKLMTAAHDAMCAAFDAQYCSLHVRVSNAAAIHLYVDVLGYERNDVEAKYYADGEDAHDM, encoded by the coding sequence ATGGTGTGCATCCGTCCCGCGACCCTTGACGACCTGTGGGCCATGCAGCACTGCAACCTCATGTGCCTCCCGGAGAACTACCAGATGAAGTACTACCTCTACCACGCGCTCTCGTGGCCGCAGCTGctgcacgtcgccgaggccggcaACGGCCGCATCGTCGGCTAcgtcctcgccaagctcgacgaggactccacgacgacgcacgGCCACAtcacctccctcgcggtgCTCAGGACGCACCGCAAGCtcggcatcgcggcgaagctgatgaccgcggcgcacgacgcgatgtgcgccgccttcgacgcgCAGTACTGCTCCCTGCACGTGCGCGTCAgcaacgcggcggccatccACCTGTACGTGGACGTGCTCGGATACGAGCGcaacgacgtcgaggcgaaatactacgccgacggcgaggacgcgcacgaCATGA